The window ATAGGTCTTGCTTTTCAAGTAACCCATACTTATAATAAGCCAAGTTACATTTTATGTATCAAAATATGCTAGTCCAACTTGAAAGCTCATTACAATAaccaattttcaatttttcatgaTAGTCTATTATGTGTCATGGTctaaaagaaattatttttcatAAGCTTGCTGGCCTTACTAGCCCCTCCAGTGGGCTAGCACATGATCACTATACATGAATATGTCTCAActtgaaaatttcataattcaGTAATTATTAGAGGTTTAAGGCTTATAAATGTTATTTAGACAACATCACATGGAGGATCACACATTGCTATAGGGAGGGAAATGCGGTGGTTGATAGATTGGCAATGCATATTGCATTTGCTTGGTTGTCTGTAAGTTGGGTCCCAatgccttcttttgtttctcatgACATCAGTTGGGAATCTCAATTGAGACCAAGATTTAGATTCTTTCTTCTGATTAGGTTGCTTCTCTGCTAATGACAATGTCAAAGGTGGAGTGGTAGCCTAATGGTTTCATTCTCTCATTATTTGAGCATGTAATTCtttattcattttaatatatttttttgttgacttttagtaaaaaaaaaaagaatattggtTTATATAGGTTGGTAGGTCAACCATTGGGTCACATTAGGTTGGTTCATATTGAGATAGTCTCGCATCGGATGTGGGTGACTCGATGATCATGTATAAAAGTGACAAGAGATCACCATACTTCAAGCCAATTGATTTTGAGATATAAACTTTAACATGATATCAGAGTGGGTACGTTGGGCCTCGGTCAATGATGGACTCCTTACTCGACCCACGAAGACAGAGCCATAAGAGACTTACTCATAAAGGGGagtattgagatagtcccacatAAGATGTGGGTGACTCGACGATCATGTATAAGAGCCACAAGAGGCCACCCCACTTCAACCAAATTGGTTTTAAGATTGTAGCTTTAACAACCCAAAATCAGATAGgttaggtttaggatttaaagAATAATCTACTCTTAATTAAGATTCTGTTTTATTAGTGCGAAGTTTTGACGGGATTAGTCTGATGACCATAAACATTGGTCTCCAGTCTTTTACAAGTAGGATTTAGGAATATTCAATTTTGTTAAGGATTGATTGACGTCTAAGCCTTGTTGGTCAAGTTGGCATATGGTGATCATTAAAACCATCGTAAGGATTTATTGGTTAGAATAATTATAGATAAGTATTTTCCAAACTCTTCCTTATCTGACTTTTAATTCCTCGTAGAGTGaatagttttatttatttatttgggctGGATGAAATATAATCTGGCCCCATCAATCTCACGATTACTCACTGGCCCAGAGACAAAAAAAAGCCCAAGATCGACCACTAGCTGAATGCCCACACTATGGGCAAAGGAAATTTGTTCCAGAGATGGCCCAACCCACGATGAACAGCCCAAAGCACTGTCGAACCCCAGAATCCAGGCCAAGAGGAGTAGGCGCAGGAGGCCGagcctcaaggttttaaagctTGGGATCCCATATCGGGATGGGTCAAGGCCAAAACTAAATTGATATTGATTCGGTTTATTCTGGATTAGATCGTATCAAAcatatttatctttatttttcaataaaaaaaatatttttattaccattttacccttataccatACCATGGATTGATTGGTTTCTCTCCCGAAAGGAAGGCAGGATGCGAAGAACCCTATCAACCGCTGAAACAGTAAAAAACTAAGGACACCTGATCCATTGAAGAGCATCATTGAGAGACTTGTAATTGATAACTAGCCTCAGAACACCACGTTCCTGCTGATTACGGATTGAACTGTATGcttcttgggagaaagaacctAGTCGGTTTGGTCTTGCTGATGCCTAGACACAGGCAAGGGCCATGCTCCCTTCTCCtatgcattgaagatgctcttAACTGCCGATGTAGACAACACCAAATCGACAGGGTTTTTTCCCCCTGAAATTTATTAAATTACAAGAAAGCCACCTTGTTGTAATTGAATCTACAGAAATTTTTACAAAGGTCTAATGATCTCTCACGCTCGGCATAGCCCACACCCTaaaatatatttctttattttgggtcaagtttttttatttttttgttagaaagtTTGGGTCAAGTTTGGTGTACTCTTCACAAAGACCCATCCATGTTCCTTCTTTTGGCGAGAAGGTATCAACATAGGTAGGGAGTGGCAGTTGAATTTCATAATCCCCTACAATAATGCCTAAATGACACCATGACACCATTTCATTAAATCGCAGCTTCAAATTGAAGTCTCAAGTGGGCAGCCAAGTTAATTAACTATTTGGAAttataactatttttttattccaattaaTTCTCTCGCCCATTCTTGGACTGGAATGCTTACTGGGTATTTGATATAAATCCTCAATCAGTCATCGCACCTCAAGAAAGAAGTGAAGGTGATATGGCTTTGACAATGGAAGAAGAACAGAGTGAATTGTTGGCCATGGAAATGGTGAGTGCTTCTGTTCTGCCCATGGTATTGAAAGCAGCTTTGGAGCTCCATGTGTTCGACATAATAGCCGAAGCTGGTCCTAGCGCACGGCTCTCCCCTCTAGACATTGCATCTCGGCTACCCACTCAGAACCCAGATGCACCACGTCTTCTCGATCGTATGCTACGTCTTCTGGCTTCCCACTCTGCTCTCACTTGCTCTGTTCTCAACCATGACAACAGGGTCTATGGTTTGGCACCTGCCTCGAAGCTATTTCTTAAGGACAAGGATGGAGGGTCCTTGGCTTCCTTCTTCACTCATCGTATCCAGGATTATGATATTATCAAGAGCTGGTATTCCttaattaattgattttgaatcatcttcatcattcttTGTAATGGTATAACTAAGTTGACTCTTTTTACTGATTGGTTTACTGAATTCTCAGGTACCACTTGAAGGATTCAATTCTAGAAGGAGGTGGGACTCCATTCTATAAAGCACATGGAATGAACATTGTGGAATATGTTGTGAGCGACCCTAAACGGATTGAGGTTTTTGGAAGCTCATTGTCTGAATTTAATGTACTCTTGATGAAGAAGGTTCTTGACACATACGAAGGGTTCGAAGGCCTGCAAGTTCTGGTTGATGTAGGTGGAGGGAATGGACAAATCCTTAGTATGATCATCTCCAAATATCCATCCATCAAGGGTATCAATTTTGATCAGTCTCATGTTATAGAAAGAGCGCCCCCTCGTTCAGGTATGGCCAACTACATGACACCTCTCATACTACTCGATCCCTGTGCTTTATAGAATGGAATCTCACCTCCTTGGAATGCATTTGTTGTAGGATTTGAGCTTCTCTGTTGGCACTTTTCCTCCCTTCTTGCCTAGCTTTCAAAATTTAGGATTGATTATGTTATGTTGTCCAATTTGAATAAAAATCGATCAACCCAGATACTGATTTCATCTGATTCttaaaaggggggaaaaaaaaaaaatctttggatgcaTTCTCTTTTAGGTTGGTGTCTACTTCCAGGGTTCCAATACAAACCATCCAATTCCTTGTCTTAGTCTATATTGTACATTGattttgcctctttttttttttttttttgaattctatttttatattaaaattttttttctgaaggataaaagatgattttgatgTAGGTGTGGAACATGTCGC is drawn from Macadamia integrifolia cultivar HAES 741 chromosome 7, SCU_Mint_v3, whole genome shotgun sequence and contains these coding sequences:
- the LOC122084344 gene encoding caffeic acid 3-O-methyltransferase-like, with the translated sequence MALTMEEEQSELLAMEMVSASVLPMVLKAALELHVFDIIAEAGPSARLSPLDIASRLPTQNPDAPRLLDRMLRLLASHSALTCSVLNHDNRVYGLAPASKLFLKDKDGGSLASFFTHRIQDYDIIKSWYHLKDSILEGGGTPFYKAHGMNIVEYVVSDPKRIEVFGSSLSEFNVLLMKKVLDTYEGFEGLQVLVDVGGGNGQILSMIISKYPSIKGINFDQSHVIERAPPRSGVEHVAGDMFISIPKGEAIFMKSVLHAWSDEQCVKVLKKCYEALPDYGKVILAELVAPASPETNAATKGILQMEMYMTILNGYARERTKEEFATLAREAGFAGVRVACCAYTFSIIEICKQM